One part of the Salmo salar chromosome ssa28, Ssal_v3.1, whole genome shotgun sequence genome encodes these proteins:
- the LOC106589337 gene encoding ubiquitin carboxyl-terminal hydrolase 22 isoform X1, whose translation MGPAGCPHVNGFKVDNWKQNLRVIYQCFVWSGSAETRKRKAKSCVCHMCGAHLNRLHSCLYCVFFGCFTKKHIHEHAKNKRHNLAIDLLYGGIYCFVCQDYIYDKDMEQIAKEEQRKAWKLQGVGEKYSTWEPTKRELELLRHNPKRRKMTTNCTIGLRGLINLGNTCFMNCIVQALTHTPLLRDFFLSDRHKCEMQSNSCLVCEMSQLFQEFYSGHRSPHIPFRLLHLVWTHARHLAGYEQQDAHEFLIAALDVLHRHCKGDDNGKKANNPNNCNCIIDQIFTGGLQSDVTCQVCHGVSTTIDPFWDISLDLPGSSTPFWPLSPGGDGSTLNGESHLSGATTLTDCLRRYLITLPLSQGATTLTDCLRRYLITLPLSQGATTLTDCLRRYLITLPLSQGATTLTDCLRRFTRPEHLGSGAKIKCSGCHSYQESTKQLTMKKLPIVACFHLKRFEHSAKLRRKIITYVSFPLELDMTPFMASSKENRINGQYQQSVDVFNDNKYSLFAVVNHQGTLESGHYTTFIRQHMDQWFKCDDAIITKASNKDVLDSEGYLLFYHKQFLEYE comes from the exons GCCAAGTCGTGTGTCTGTCACATGTGCGGTGCCCACCTGAACCGGCTCCACTCCTGCCTCTACTGCGTCTTCTTCGGCTGCTTCACCAAGAAACACATCCACGAGCACGCCAAAAACAAACGACACAATCTAG CTATAGATCTATTGTATGGAGGTATATATTGCTTTGTGTGCCAAGACTACATATACGACAAAGATATGGAACAGATTGCCAAAGAGGAACAAAGGAAAGCGTGGAAATTGCAAG gtgtagGGGAGAAGTATTCGACGTGGGAGCCCACCAAACGAGAGCTGGAGCTGCTGCGGCACAATCCAAAGCGTCGGAAAATGACGACAAACTGCACCATTG GTCTTCGAGGTCTGATCAACCTGGGCAACACGTGTTTTATGAACTGTATCGTCCAGGCCCTCACCCATACACCCCTGCTGCGGGACTTCTTCCTGTCCGACAGACACAAGTGTGAAATGCAGTCCAACTCCTGTCTGGTGTGTGAGATGTCACAGCTCTTTCAGGAG ttctacTCGGGCCACCGTTCACCCCACATTCCCTTCCGACTGCTGCACCTGGTGTGGACTCACGCGCGCCACCTAGCAGGATACGAGCAGCAGGATGCCCACGAGTTCCTCATCGCTGCCCTGGACGTGTTGCACCGCCATTGCAAAG GAGATGATAACGGGAAGAAGGCCAACAACCCCAATAACTGCAACTGCATCATCGACCAAATCTTCACTGGGGGTCTGCAGTCTGACGTCACCTGTCAAGTCTGCCA TGGTGTTTCCACGACGATAGACCCGTTCTGGGACATCAGTCTGGACCTGCCGGGGTCGTCCACGCCCTTCTGGCCCCTCAGCCCCGGGGGAGACGGCAGCACACTCAACGGAGAGAGCCACCTCTCAGGGGCCACCACACTCACAGACTGTCTACGCAGGTATCTCATcactctacccctctctcagGGGGCCACCACACTCACAGACTGTCTACGCAGGTATCTCATcactctacccctctctcagGGGGCCACCACACTCACAGACTGTCTACGCAGGTATCTCATcactctacccctctctcagGGGGCCACCACACTCACAGACTGTCTACGCAG GTTTACCCGACCAGAACACTTAGGGAGCGGCGCCAAGATTAAGTGTAGTGGTTGCCATAGTTACCAAGAGTCCACCAAACAGCTGACTATGAAGAAGCTCCCCATTGTGGCGTGTTTCCACCTCAAA aggTTTGAACACTCTGCGAAGCTGCGGAGGAAGATCATTACGTACGTCTCGTTCCCCTTAGAGCTGGACATGACTCCCTTCATGGCCTCCAG TAAAGAGAACAGGATAAACGGACAGTACCAGCAGTCAGTAGACGTTTTCAACGACAATAA gtatTCTCTATTTGCGGTGGTCAACCACCAGGGTACTCTGGAGAGCGGTCACTACACCACATTCATCCGGCAGCACATGGACCAGTGGTTCAAGTGTGACGATGCCATCATCACCAAGGCCAGCAACAAGGACGTGCTGGACAGTGAAGG GTACCTTTTGTTCTACCATAAACAGTTTCTGGAGTATGAATAG
- the LOC106589337 gene encoding ubiquitin carboxyl-terminal hydrolase 22 isoform X2, whose translation MGPAGCPHVNGFKVDNWKQNLRVIYQCFVWSGSAETRKRKAKSCVCHMCGAHLNRLHSCLYCVFFGCFTKKHIHEHAKNKRHNLAIDLLYGGIYCFVCQDYIYDKDMEQIAKEEQRKAWKLQGVGEKYSTWEPTKRELELLRHNPKRRKMTTNCTIGLRGLINLGNTCFMNCIVQALTHTPLLRDFFLSDRHKCEMQSNSCLVCEMSQLFQEFYSGHRSPHIPFRLLHLVWTHARHLAGYEQQDAHEFLIAALDVLHRHCKDDNGKKANNPNNCNCIIDQIFTGGLQSDVTCQVCHGVSTTIDPFWDISLDLPGSSTPFWPLSPGGDGSTLNGESHLSGATTLTDCLRRYLITLPLSQGATTLTDCLRRYLITLPLSQGATTLTDCLRRYLITLPLSQGATTLTDCLRRFTRPEHLGSGAKIKCSGCHSYQESTKQLTMKKLPIVACFHLKRFEHSAKLRRKIITYVSFPLELDMTPFMASSKENRINGQYQQSVDVFNDNKYSLFAVVNHQGTLESGHYTTFIRQHMDQWFKCDDAIITKASNKDVLDSEGYLLFYHKQFLEYE comes from the exons GCCAAGTCGTGTGTCTGTCACATGTGCGGTGCCCACCTGAACCGGCTCCACTCCTGCCTCTACTGCGTCTTCTTCGGCTGCTTCACCAAGAAACACATCCACGAGCACGCCAAAAACAAACGACACAATCTAG CTATAGATCTATTGTATGGAGGTATATATTGCTTTGTGTGCCAAGACTACATATACGACAAAGATATGGAACAGATTGCCAAAGAGGAACAAAGGAAAGCGTGGAAATTGCAAG gtgtagGGGAGAAGTATTCGACGTGGGAGCCCACCAAACGAGAGCTGGAGCTGCTGCGGCACAATCCAAAGCGTCGGAAAATGACGACAAACTGCACCATTG GTCTTCGAGGTCTGATCAACCTGGGCAACACGTGTTTTATGAACTGTATCGTCCAGGCCCTCACCCATACACCCCTGCTGCGGGACTTCTTCCTGTCCGACAGACACAAGTGTGAAATGCAGTCCAACTCCTGTCTGGTGTGTGAGATGTCACAGCTCTTTCAGGAG ttctacTCGGGCCACCGTTCACCCCACATTCCCTTCCGACTGCTGCACCTGGTGTGGACTCACGCGCGCCACCTAGCAGGATACGAGCAGCAGGATGCCCACGAGTTCCTCATCGCTGCCCTGGACGTGTTGCACCGCCATTGCAAAG ATGATAACGGGAAGAAGGCCAACAACCCCAATAACTGCAACTGCATCATCGACCAAATCTTCACTGGGGGTCTGCAGTCTGACGTCACCTGTCAAGTCTGCCA TGGTGTTTCCACGACGATAGACCCGTTCTGGGACATCAGTCTGGACCTGCCGGGGTCGTCCACGCCCTTCTGGCCCCTCAGCCCCGGGGGAGACGGCAGCACACTCAACGGAGAGAGCCACCTCTCAGGGGCCACCACACTCACAGACTGTCTACGCAGGTATCTCATcactctacccctctctcagGGGGCCACCACACTCACAGACTGTCTACGCAGGTATCTCATcactctacccctctctcagGGGGCCACCACACTCACAGACTGTCTACGCAGGTATCTCATcactctacccctctctcagGGGGCCACCACACTCACAGACTGTCTACGCAG GTTTACCCGACCAGAACACTTAGGGAGCGGCGCCAAGATTAAGTGTAGTGGTTGCCATAGTTACCAAGAGTCCACCAAACAGCTGACTATGAAGAAGCTCCCCATTGTGGCGTGTTTCCACCTCAAA aggTTTGAACACTCTGCGAAGCTGCGGAGGAAGATCATTACGTACGTCTCGTTCCCCTTAGAGCTGGACATGACTCCCTTCATGGCCTCCAG TAAAGAGAACAGGATAAACGGACAGTACCAGCAGTCAGTAGACGTTTTCAACGACAATAA gtatTCTCTATTTGCGGTGGTCAACCACCAGGGTACTCTGGAGAGCGGTCACTACACCACATTCATCCGGCAGCACATGGACCAGTGGTTCAAGTGTGACGATGCCATCATCACCAAGGCCAGCAACAAGGACGTGCTGGACAGTGAAGG GTACCTTTTGTTCTACCATAAACAGTTTCTGGAGTATGAATAG
- the LOC106589337 gene encoding ubiquitin carboxyl-terminal hydrolase 22 isoform X3 encodes MGPAGCPHVNGFKVDNWKQNLRVIYQCFVWSGSAETRKRKAKSCVCHMCGAHLNRLHSCLYCVFFGCFTKKHIHEHAKNKRHNLAIDLLYGGIYCFVCQDYIYDKDMEQIAKEEQRKAWKLQGVGEKYSTWEPTKRELELLRHNPKRRKMTTNCTIGLRGLINLGNTCFMNCIVQALTHTPLLRDFFLSDRHKCEMQSNSCLVCEMSQLFQEFYSGHRSPHIPFRLLHLVWTHARHLAGYEQQDAHEFLIAALDVLHRHCKGDDNGKKANNPNNCNCIIDQIFTGGLQSDVTCQVCHGVSTTIDPFWDISLDLPGSSTPFWPLSPGGDGSTLNGESHLSGATTLTDCLRRFTRPEHLGSGAKIKCSGCHSYQESTKQLTMKKLPIVACFHLKRFEHSAKLRRKIITYVSFPLELDMTPFMASSKENRINGQYQQSVDVFNDNKYSLFAVVNHQGTLESGHYTTFIRQHMDQWFKCDDAIITKASNKDVLDSEGYLLFYHKQFLEYE; translated from the exons GCCAAGTCGTGTGTCTGTCACATGTGCGGTGCCCACCTGAACCGGCTCCACTCCTGCCTCTACTGCGTCTTCTTCGGCTGCTTCACCAAGAAACACATCCACGAGCACGCCAAAAACAAACGACACAATCTAG CTATAGATCTATTGTATGGAGGTATATATTGCTTTGTGTGCCAAGACTACATATACGACAAAGATATGGAACAGATTGCCAAAGAGGAACAAAGGAAAGCGTGGAAATTGCAAG gtgtagGGGAGAAGTATTCGACGTGGGAGCCCACCAAACGAGAGCTGGAGCTGCTGCGGCACAATCCAAAGCGTCGGAAAATGACGACAAACTGCACCATTG GTCTTCGAGGTCTGATCAACCTGGGCAACACGTGTTTTATGAACTGTATCGTCCAGGCCCTCACCCATACACCCCTGCTGCGGGACTTCTTCCTGTCCGACAGACACAAGTGTGAAATGCAGTCCAACTCCTGTCTGGTGTGTGAGATGTCACAGCTCTTTCAGGAG ttctacTCGGGCCACCGTTCACCCCACATTCCCTTCCGACTGCTGCACCTGGTGTGGACTCACGCGCGCCACCTAGCAGGATACGAGCAGCAGGATGCCCACGAGTTCCTCATCGCTGCCCTGGACGTGTTGCACCGCCATTGCAAAG GAGATGATAACGGGAAGAAGGCCAACAACCCCAATAACTGCAACTGCATCATCGACCAAATCTTCACTGGGGGTCTGCAGTCTGACGTCACCTGTCAAGTCTGCCA TGGTGTTTCCACGACGATAGACCCGTTCTGGGACATCAGTCTGGACCTGCCGGGGTCGTCCACGCCCTTCTGGCCCCTCAGCCCCGGGGGAGACGGCAGCACACTCAACGGAGAGAGCCACCTCTCAGGGGCCACCACACTCACAGACTGTCTACGCAG GTTTACCCGACCAGAACACTTAGGGAGCGGCGCCAAGATTAAGTGTAGTGGTTGCCATAGTTACCAAGAGTCCACCAAACAGCTGACTATGAAGAAGCTCCCCATTGTGGCGTGTTTCCACCTCAAA aggTTTGAACACTCTGCGAAGCTGCGGAGGAAGATCATTACGTACGTCTCGTTCCCCTTAGAGCTGGACATGACTCCCTTCATGGCCTCCAG TAAAGAGAACAGGATAAACGGACAGTACCAGCAGTCAGTAGACGTTTTCAACGACAATAA gtatTCTCTATTTGCGGTGGTCAACCACCAGGGTACTCTGGAGAGCGGTCACTACACCACATTCATCCGGCAGCACATGGACCAGTGGTTCAAGTGTGACGATGCCATCATCACCAAGGCCAGCAACAAGGACGTGCTGGACAGTGAAGG GTACCTTTTGTTCTACCATAAACAGTTTCTGGAGTATGAATAG
- the LOC106589337 gene encoding ubiquitin carboxyl-terminal hydrolase 22 isoform X4, producing the protein MGPAGCPHVNGFKVDNWKQNLRVIYQCFVWSGSAETRKRKAKSCVCHMCGAHLNRLHSCLYCVFFGCFTKKHIHEHAKNKRHNLAIDLLYGGIYCFVCQDYIYDKDMEQIAKEEQRKAWKLQGVGEKYSTWEPTKRELELLRHNPKRRKMTTNCTIGLRGLINLGNTCFMNCIVQALTHTPLLRDFFLSDRHKCEMQSNSCLVCEMSQLFQEFYSGHRSPHIPFRLLHLVWTHARHLAGYEQQDAHEFLIAALDVLHRHCKDDNGKKANNPNNCNCIIDQIFTGGLQSDVTCQVCHGVSTTIDPFWDISLDLPGSSTPFWPLSPGGDGSTLNGESHLSGATTLTDCLRRFTRPEHLGSGAKIKCSGCHSYQESTKQLTMKKLPIVACFHLKRFEHSAKLRRKIITYVSFPLELDMTPFMASSKENRINGQYQQSVDVFNDNKYSLFAVVNHQGTLESGHYTTFIRQHMDQWFKCDDAIITKASNKDVLDSEGYLLFYHKQFLEYE; encoded by the exons GCCAAGTCGTGTGTCTGTCACATGTGCGGTGCCCACCTGAACCGGCTCCACTCCTGCCTCTACTGCGTCTTCTTCGGCTGCTTCACCAAGAAACACATCCACGAGCACGCCAAAAACAAACGACACAATCTAG CTATAGATCTATTGTATGGAGGTATATATTGCTTTGTGTGCCAAGACTACATATACGACAAAGATATGGAACAGATTGCCAAAGAGGAACAAAGGAAAGCGTGGAAATTGCAAG gtgtagGGGAGAAGTATTCGACGTGGGAGCCCACCAAACGAGAGCTGGAGCTGCTGCGGCACAATCCAAAGCGTCGGAAAATGACGACAAACTGCACCATTG GTCTTCGAGGTCTGATCAACCTGGGCAACACGTGTTTTATGAACTGTATCGTCCAGGCCCTCACCCATACACCCCTGCTGCGGGACTTCTTCCTGTCCGACAGACACAAGTGTGAAATGCAGTCCAACTCCTGTCTGGTGTGTGAGATGTCACAGCTCTTTCAGGAG ttctacTCGGGCCACCGTTCACCCCACATTCCCTTCCGACTGCTGCACCTGGTGTGGACTCACGCGCGCCACCTAGCAGGATACGAGCAGCAGGATGCCCACGAGTTCCTCATCGCTGCCCTGGACGTGTTGCACCGCCATTGCAAAG ATGATAACGGGAAGAAGGCCAACAACCCCAATAACTGCAACTGCATCATCGACCAAATCTTCACTGGGGGTCTGCAGTCTGACGTCACCTGTCAAGTCTGCCA TGGTGTTTCCACGACGATAGACCCGTTCTGGGACATCAGTCTGGACCTGCCGGGGTCGTCCACGCCCTTCTGGCCCCTCAGCCCCGGGGGAGACGGCAGCACACTCAACGGAGAGAGCCACCTCTCAGGGGCCACCACACTCACAGACTGTCTACGCAG GTTTACCCGACCAGAACACTTAGGGAGCGGCGCCAAGATTAAGTGTAGTGGTTGCCATAGTTACCAAGAGTCCACCAAACAGCTGACTATGAAGAAGCTCCCCATTGTGGCGTGTTTCCACCTCAAA aggTTTGAACACTCTGCGAAGCTGCGGAGGAAGATCATTACGTACGTCTCGTTCCCCTTAGAGCTGGACATGACTCCCTTCATGGCCTCCAG TAAAGAGAACAGGATAAACGGACAGTACCAGCAGTCAGTAGACGTTTTCAACGACAATAA gtatTCTCTATTTGCGGTGGTCAACCACCAGGGTACTCTGGAGAGCGGTCACTACACCACATTCATCCGGCAGCACATGGACCAGTGGTTCAAGTGTGACGATGCCATCATCACCAAGGCCAGCAACAAGGACGTGCTGGACAGTGAAGG GTACCTTTTGTTCTACCATAAACAGTTTCTGGAGTATGAATAG